The Bacillaceae bacterium IKA-2 DNA window TATCAAAATCCTCGAACAAGATTTATGTATAATCTAGCGGCCGGAGGTGGAGCAATTATTCTGCAAAGAGGTTATCACAGCAATGAATTATTAGAAACCTCGATCATGACTGATGGTTCTTTTTCAGAAGATGTAGTAGTAGTTTCAGGTGGTACAAAGCATCCGATAACTAAAGACGCGATTGAAAAGCGTCTTAACTATTTAGATGTCCTTGATCCAGAAGGAATGAAAAAGCGACTTGAAGAAAAATCAATGAAAAACTTTTTACAAGTAGTTAGACGGTCTTTGTCGAAAAGTGGTTTGACTCAAGAGAATATCGATTATTTAGCAGTATTGCATATGAAGCGATCAGCTCATAATTATGTTTTAAAAGAGCTTAATTTACGTGATGAGCAATCGATCTATTTAGATGAGTACGGACATATGGGGCAGATTGATCAAATTTTATCACTTGAACTAGCCCTTGAACATGGAAAGATAAAAGCGGGCGATCTAGTTGTCTTCGTTAGTGCTGGTATTGGTTATGCATGGGGAGCAACGACGATTCGCTGGGGATCTTAGTAGGAGGTATCATTAATTGTCAAAAGTATCTTTACAATCGATCTTACTTGAAAATGGCGAAACGATTTTCTATCGGGAGCGAACCGGGGGAGAAGAAAAACTCCTCCTCATTCATGGAAATATGACTTCATCGAAGCATTGGGATTTATTTATTGACGCGTTAGATGAACGGTACAAACTGTATGCAGTGGATATGAGAGGGTTTGGAGAATCTACTTATCATCAGCCAATTAATTCAATTCAAGACCTTACCGATGATGTTAAACAATTCGTCGATAT harbors:
- a CDS encoding 3-oxoacyl-ACP synthase is translated as MTKAREKVGIVSTGVYLPGSRMTGSEIASLSGIPREIVETKMGIREKRMPGPEDHTCQMGIFAAKKALEKADIDPLTIDLIIYIGEEHKEYPLWTAGIKLQQEIGAINAWAFDVALRCGTTVMALKVAKDMMIADESIRTVLLAGGYRNVDFIDYQNPRTRFMYNLAAGGGAIILQRGYHSNELLETSIMTDGSFSEDVVVVSGGTKHPITKDAIEKRLNYLDVLDPEGMKKRLEEKSMKNFLQVVRRSLSKSGLTQENIDYLAVLHMKRSAHNYVLKELNLRDEQSIYLDEYGHMGQIDQILSLELALEHGKIKAGDLVVFVSAGIGYAWGATTIRWGS